The Ketogulonicigenium vulgare WSH-001 genome includes a region encoding these proteins:
- a CDS encoding hydantoinase B/oxoprolinase family protein gives MARDAVALEIISRKLSAVADEMYFAIQRASRSAYVKEAADFATAILDTEGNVFAYPPSATFAFLVDSNYRTLIDAIPDLQPGDVVATNDPYRSGGLATHLPDVNLLRPLFHDGKLVAYAWSFAHFADVGGSVPSSMSPALTEIFQEGLRIPPLKLFRAGQPNEDLFEMIRMNSRVPDMVVADLRAMAGALALGEARLAELIDQIGPQPFHSYIRDVQDYAESRARAVLRRIPDGSYEFWDYMDDDMVSRIPVRIRLKMTVNDGHVTLDVSGTDPQVKTAYNVPSAGQRMYWLTFRLTGFITTHDPDIPKNAGIYRNISMINPPGTVLNAEFPDAVNLRVAAPYRLFDATGGALIQAVPELMPAAPGGTMVPFSFAEVMDDGSRRVEVVQPMRSGMGALNGRDGVDARDNSLNNMRNHPVETVEVESAVLITEYDIRPDSGGAGRWRGGVGQMITIRSSVDGGVVLARGMERLRFPPWGIFGGDAGATLQAVLNKGKSGERPVPKIHELVLDRGDTLTLLMPGGGGYGDPFLRDPAAVREDVLDGFVTRDGAWRDYGVALNADFTIDLAATLVRRDARGPLPVQPFTFGRFRLLWEAVFDDAFMLDMNRRLYALRKPSRHTIRRRIFERILPALADGNADLNAALEQTESLRRHAVQVLDDILPLTAEIA, from the coding sequence ATGGCCCGCGATGCAGTTGCCCTAGAGATCATAAGCCGTAAGCTCTCTGCCGTTGCGGATGAGATGTATTTCGCGATCCAGCGGGCCTCGCGTTCGGCCTATGTGAAAGAGGCGGCCGATTTCGCGACCGCCATTTTGGATACCGAGGGCAATGTTTTTGCCTATCCGCCCTCGGCCACTTTCGCGTTTTTGGTCGACAGCAATTATCGCACATTGATCGATGCCATTCCCGATTTGCAGCCGGGCGATGTGGTGGCGACGAATGATCCCTACCGCTCGGGCGGGCTGGCGACCCATTTGCCGGATGTGAACCTGCTGCGGCCGCTGTTCCATGATGGCAAGCTGGTCGCTTATGCGTGGTCCTTTGCACATTTCGCCGATGTGGGCGGCAGCGTTCCGTCGTCAATGTCGCCCGCCTTGACCGAGATCTTTCAAGAGGGGCTGCGCATTCCGCCGCTGAAGCTGTTCCGCGCGGGTCAGCCCAACGAAGATCTGTTCGAAATGATCCGCATGAATTCGCGCGTGCCCGATATGGTGGTCGCCGATCTGCGGGCAATGGCCGGTGCGCTGGCCCTGGGCGAGGCGCGTCTGGCGGAATTGATCGATCAGATCGGCCCCCAGCCGTTCCACAGCTATATCCGCGATGTACAGGACTATGCCGAAAGCCGCGCCCGCGCTGTGCTGCGCCGCATTCCCGACGGCAGCTATGAATTCTGGGACTATATGGACGACGATATGGTCTCGCGCATTCCGGTGCGCATTCGTTTAAAGATGACGGTGAACGATGGTCACGTGACGCTGGATGTCAGCGGCACTGATCCGCAGGTCAAGACGGCGTATAACGTGCCATCGGCGGGCCAGCGGATGTATTGGCTGACCTTTCGCCTGACCGGATTCATCACCACGCATGATCCGGACATTCCGAAAAACGCGGGGATCTATCGCAATATTTCCATGATAAACCCGCCCGGCACCGTGCTGAATGCGGAATTCCCCGATGCAGTGAACCTGCGCGTCGCGGCGCCCTATCGCCTGTTTGATGCAACCGGCGGCGCGCTGATACAGGCGGTGCCGGAGCTGATGCCCGCCGCACCCGGTGGCACTATGGTGCCGTTTTCATTTGCCGAGGTGATGGACGATGGCAGCCGCCGCGTCGAAGTGGTCCAGCCGATGCGATCGGGCATGGGGGCGCTGAACGGGCGCGATGGCGTCGATGCGCGCGATAACTCGCTGAACAATATGCGCAATCATCCTGTGGAAACGGTCGAGGTGGAAAGCGCGGTTCTGATCACCGAATATGATATCCGCCCCGACAGCGGTGGTGCAGGGCGATGGCGCGGCGGCGTAGGGCAGATGATCACCATCCGCTCGAGCGTCGATGGCGGTGTCGTGCTGGCGCGCGGGATGGAGCGGTTGCGCTTTCCCCCATGGGGCATATTCGGCGGTGATGCGGGTGCAACGCTGCAGGCGGTGTTGAACAAGGGCAAATCCGGCGAGCGCCCGGTGCCGAAAATCCACGAATTGGTGCTGGATCGCGGCGACACGTTGACCTTGCTGATGCCGGGCGGCGGCGGTTATGGCGATCCGTTCCTGCGCGATCCCGCCGCCGTGCGCGAGGATGTGCTGGACGGTTTTGTGACCCGCGACGGTGCGTGGCGTGATTATGGCGTTGCGCTGAATGCGGATTTTACCATTGATCTGGCCGCCACGCTGGTGCGGCGCGATGCGCGCGGGCCGTTGCCCGTGCAGCCTTTCACCTTCGGGCGTTTTCGGCTGCTGTGGGAGGCCGTGTTCGACGACGCCTTTATGTTGGACATGAACCGCCGCCTTTATGCGCTGCGCAAACCCAGCCGCCATACAATCCGGCGCCGCATCTTTGAACGCATTTTGCCGGCGCTGGCGGATGGCAATGCGGATCTGAACGCCGCGCTTGAGCAGACCGAATCCCTGCGTCGCCACGCGGTGCAGGTGCTGGACGACATTCTTCCTCTGACTGCGGAAATAGCCTGA
- a CDS encoding TetR/AcrR family transcriptional regulator, with the protein MQPIEATDQSADTHGRILVAATITFAERGFEGATLKEITDRAGANIAAVNYYFRSKDELFRHVLRRLLEKVNAARALALQEYEAAVLAGEQPALYTLLEAMIRPMVQLGTGAGEGVAHLSLLLQARFSPSAPDDISFPDNDLIHERFIDALGRMLPHLSRKEIIWRYDCTRGAMMFVLADLSPSIHRIVRLAETQRDAEVETVVRELVAFAAQGFLAASAGTPLSGR; encoded by the coding sequence GTGCAGCCTATCGAAGCAACCGATCAATCCGCAGATACCCATGGCCGCATTCTGGTGGCGGCAACGATCACCTTTGCCGAACGCGGGTTCGAGGGGGCGACCCTAAAAGAAATCACCGACAGGGCCGGGGCGAATATCGCGGCGGTAAACTATTACTTTCGCAGCAAGGACGAGCTGTTCCGGCATGTTTTGCGCCGCCTGCTGGAAAAGGTGAATGCCGCACGCGCGCTTGCGCTGCAAGAATACGAAGCCGCTGTTCTGGCCGGCGAGCAGCCCGCCCTTTATACGTTGCTCGAGGCGATGATCCGGCCGATGGTGCAATTGGGAACCGGCGCGGGCGAGGGTGTCGCCCATCTGAGCCTGCTATTGCAGGCGCGGTTCAGCCCCTCGGCCCCTGATGATATTTCGTTTCCAGACAATGACTTAATCCACGAACGGTTCATTGACGCGCTGGGTCGAATGCTGCCGCATCTCTCGCGCAAGGAAATTATCTGGCGCTATGATTGCACGCGCGGCGCGATGATGTTCGTGCTGGCAGATCTGTCGCCCAGCATCCACCGCATCGTCCGCCTTGCCGAAACCCAGCGCGACGCCGAGGTGGAAACCGTCGTGCGCGAACTGGTCGCCTTTGCCGCCCAGGGATTTCTGGCGGCCTCTGCGGGGACACCGCTATCGGGACGTTGA
- a CDS encoding FAD-dependent oxidoreductase, producing the protein MPPSTPAKDPLPDDVVDLLVLGSGCAALTAALHAADAGLQVTVCEKTNRLGGTSAMSAGGIWVAGNHLAAAAGIADDLDAAFDYVKAIAPPGFDYPDHWRAILQAGPRMLRMLEDKTPLRFRLTGEPDPYMDISGARAQGRMLSVLPISRLRAGRDALRVRGSTLPEVFTYHEVLETDLYHKPIATTLHLLPRLLQRVLTLSAGKGTGLMVGMVAGCKKAGVTLHTRTAAEELIVKDGRVIGAWVRRNGRRIAIHARRGTLIATGGFEWNAQMLSEFFPGPVQFLGSSAGNTGDGHQMAAAVGAVLDHMDQANVTAAIPRRYEGAIHGMPVPYHAEENAIVVNRHGQRFWDELQVNLGEALVQRDARTNQPIELPAFVITDARYLKKLPLVQFFARNVPGWMVKAPTLAALAAKIGIDAEALQQTVARYNQFAQTGLDADFGRGKTRAHQKADKRKRAGLEAITKAPFIAIKFNPSIMTTKGGPRTDARGRALRADGSVIAGLYCAGAAMANPIGTRGVGAGTTLGPFMAWGYVCAEDIIKG; encoded by the coding sequence ATGCCCCCTTCCACCCCCGCCAAAGACCCTCTGCCGGACGATGTGGTGGACCTGTTGGTGCTGGGTTCGGGCTGCGCGGCGCTGACGGCGGCGCTTCATGCGGCAGATGCAGGCCTGCAGGTGACGGTCTGCGAGAAAACCAATCGGCTGGGCGGCACAAGCGCGATGTCTGCGGGCGGCATCTGGGTTGCGGGCAACCATCTGGCCGCCGCGGCCGGGATCGCGGACGATCTTGATGCGGCCTTTGACTATGTGAAAGCGATCGCGCCGCCCGGATTTGACTATCCCGATCACTGGCGCGCGATTTTGCAAGCCGGCCCACGTATGCTGCGGATGTTAGAGGATAAAACGCCGCTACGCTTTCGCCTGACCGGCGAGCCTGACCCCTATATGGATATCAGCGGCGCCCGCGCGCAAGGTCGGATGCTGTCTGTTTTGCCGATCAGCCGCCTGCGGGCGGGGCGCGATGCGCTGCGGGTGCGCGGCTCGACCCTGCCCGAGGTTTTCACCTATCACGAGGTGCTGGAAACCGATCTGTATCACAAGCCGATCGCGACCACGCTGCACCTGCTTCCACGCCTTTTGCAGCGGGTCCTGACCCTATCGGCGGGCAAGGGCACCGGGCTGATGGTGGGAATGGTCGCGGGCTGCAAAAAGGCGGGGGTCACCTTGCATACGCGCACGGCGGCAGAGGAGCTGATCGTCAAGGACGGCCGTGTCATCGGGGCATGGGTGCGGCGCAACGGTCGCCGCATCGCCATCCACGCCCGGCGCGGCACGCTGATCGCAACCGGCGGGTTTGAGTGGAACGCACAGATGCTGTCGGAATTTTTCCCCGGCCCGGTGCAATTTCTGGGGTCTTCCGCTGGTAATACCGGCGACGGACACCAAATGGCCGCCGCTGTTGGCGCGGTGCTGGATCATATGGATCAGGCCAATGTCACCGCCGCAATCCCGCGCCGCTATGAAGGGGCGATCCATGGTATGCCCGTACCCTATCATGCCGAGGAAAACGCCATTGTCGTTAATCGGCACGGTCAGCGGTTTTGGGACGAATTGCAGGTGAACCTGGGCGAGGCATTGGTGCAGCGCGATGCACGCACCAATCAACCCATTGAATTGCCAGCCTTTGTCATCACGGATGCGCGCTATCTGAAAAAGCTGCCGCTGGTGCAGTTTTTTGCGCGCAACGTGCCCGGCTGGATGGTCAAGGCCCCGACATTAGCCGCATTGGCGGCGAAAATTGGCATCGACGCCGAGGCGCTGCAGCAAACCGTCGCCCGTTATAACCAGTTTGCGCAGACCGGCCTTGATGCCGATTTCGGACGCGGCAAGACCCGCGCGCATCAAAAAGCCGACAAGCGCAAACGCGCGGGGCTAGAGGCCATCACCAAGGCCCCCTTTATCGCGATCAAATTCAATCCCTCGATCATGACAACCAAGGGCGGCCCGCGCACCGATGCCCGCGGCCGCGCCCTGCGCGCTGACGGCAGCGTGATTGCGGGGCTGTATTGTGCGGGGGCGGCGATGGCGAACCCGATCGGCACGCGCGGCGTCGGCGCCGGTACAACCCTTGGGCCGTTCATGGCCTGGGGCTATGTCTGCGCCGAAGACATCATCAAAGGCTAG
- a CDS encoding peptidylprolyl isomerase yields MIRVRIDTACGAVVVAVDDAAAPLSSAAFLSYVDQGLLAGTTIYRIVTAQNQPEGTTHPIEVIQWGRTFDEISPLAPIAHEGTDQTGLSHRRGTLSMARRAIGTAGHAYVFCMGGDLASLDEHGGRNPDGHGFAAFGEVIGGWDVLSAIFARAEAIERIAHRIAILSAARI; encoded by the coding sequence ATGATCCGTGTGCGGATTGATACGGCCTGCGGCGCGGTGGTGGTCGCAGTGGATGACGCTGCGGCGCCGCTCTCATCCGCCGCTTTTTTGTCCTATGTCGACCAAGGCTTGCTGGCAGGCACAACGATCTATCGCATCGTGACGGCGCAGAACCAGCCGGAGGGCACGACCCATCCGATCGAGGTGATCCAATGGGGACGTACCTTTGACGAGATCAGCCCCCTTGCACCCATCGCGCATGAGGGCACGGATCAGACCGGCCTCAGCCATCGGCGCGGCACGCTGTCGATGGCGCGGCGGGCGATTGGCACAGCCGGTCATGCCTATGTCTTTTGCATGGGCGGCGATCTGGCGTCGCTGGATGAACATGGTGGCCGCAACCCCGATGGCCATGGCTTTGCCGCTTTTGGAGAGGTGATCGGCGGCTGGGATGTTCTTTCCGCAATCTTTGCCCGCGCAGAGGCAATCGAGCGGATCGCGCATCGCATCGCGATCCTATCCGCCGCGCGGATCTAG
- a CDS encoding acyl-CoA thioester hydrolase/BAAT C-terminal domain-containing protein — protein sequence MSQARTPAKTDKPWRFKMEITVTPAVDLIDVARAIRVTGLPAGAEVVIRATSTRAGGSQWQAEARFRSGPDGMVDTARDAPLDGSYGSASAMGLIWSQVQIAPPATEATGAASVADVVTSLTATTDDGQATAQMRQILMPAGVTRHEVHEDGIVGVLYLPAGAGPHPAVMVQNGSGGGMNEPRAALYAARGYAAFALAVFNAPGRPRYINDLPLEYFRDALDWMRARIKPADDFVAITGQSRGGEAVLLIAATYPDRVSATMAYVPASCLHSAQSAGDPARGRLAPTWTLDGRPLPHLWDGNRTGTYAPYLDGPEPKRHEYATLTAMADHEAYLRARIRVEDITTPVLLIHGTDDGWWPTDYHCDLVEQTMRAAGRQVERMRFQDAGHAIVFPYVPATDIVIKHPVSGVVSTNGGTAAANAQANEQVWPGVLDFLRRARGR from the coding sequence ATGTCGCAGGCTCGGACCCCCGCAAAGACGGACAAGCCGTGGCGTTTTAAAATGGAAATCACCGTCACCCCTGCTGTTGATTTGATTGATGTCGCGCGCGCGATCCGCGTCACGGGCCTGCCCGCCGGGGCCGAGGTGGTGATCCGCGCGACATCGACCCGCGCGGGTGGCAGCCAATGGCAAGCCGAGGCGCGTTTTCGCAGCGGGCCCGATGGGATGGTCGATACCGCCCGCGACGCGCCGCTGGATGGCAGCTATGGCAGCGCCTCTGCAATGGGGCTGATCTGGTCGCAGGTGCAAATTGCGCCGCCGGCGACCGAGGCCACTGGCGCAGCCTCGGTCGCAGATGTGGTCACAAGCCTTACGGCGACGACTGATGATGGGCAGGCCACGGCACAGATGCGCCAAATTCTGATGCCCGCAGGCGTCACCCGTCACGAGGTTCACGAGGATGGTATCGTCGGTGTGCTGTATCTGCCGGCAGGTGCGGGGCCCCATCCGGCTGTGATGGTGCAGAACGGCTCGGGCGGCGGCATGAACGAGCCGCGCGCCGCGTTATATGCCGCGCGGGGCTATGCGGCCTTTGCCCTTGCGGTATTCAACGCGCCGGGGCGTCCACGCTATATCAATGACTTGCCGCTGGAATACTTTCGCGATGCGCTGGATTGGATGCGCGCGCGGATCAAACCTGCGGATGATTTCGTCGCTATCACCGGCCAGTCGCGCGGCGGCGAGGCGGTGTTGCTGATCGCGGCGACCTATCCTGACCGGGTCTCGGCCACGATGGCCTATGTGCCTGCGTCCTGCCTTCACAGCGCGCAAAGCGCGGGTGATCCCGCGCGCGGGCGGCTGGCCCCGACATGGACGCTGGATGGCAGGCCGCTGCCGCATCTGTGGGACGGCAACCGCACCGGCACTTATGCCCCCTATCTGGACGGGCCGGAACCCAAGCGCCATGAATATGCCACCTTAACCGCGATGGCCGACCATGAGGCCTATCTGCGCGCCCGCATTCGGGTCGAGGATATCACCACCCCCGTCCTGCTGATCCACGGCACTGATGATGGCTGGTGGCCGACGGACTATCACTGCGATCTGGTCGAGCAAACAATGCGCGCCGCCGGTCGTCAGGTCGAGCGGATGCGCTTTCAGGACGCGGGCCATGCCATCGTCTTTCCCTATGTCCCCGCGACAGACATTGTGATCAAACATCCGGTTTCAGGCGTCGTGTCCACGAATGGCGGCACGGCTGCCGCCAATGCGCAGGCGAATGAACAGGTCTGGCCGGGCGTGCTGGATTTCCTGCGCCGCGCGCGGGGGCGGTGA
- a CDS encoding gamma-glutamyltransferase family protein → MHYDLPYSSRRSPVLGRNVVATSQPLAAQAGLQMLQQGGTAADAAIAAAMVLTVVEPTGCGVGSDAFALVWDGQALQGLNASGRAPAAWTPDYFTQKGGIAPLGWDAVTVPGVVSGWIALHGAHGRLPLEVIAAPAIRYARDGFAVSPVIATLWANGARRLKDQPGFAAEFMPGGAAPKAGQVVRRPALAATLEDIVATRGESFYRGALAQKIVDHAQAHGGAMTLADLDAHRADWVEPMSQRFRGAAVQEIPPNGQGLATLIALGLLDGLPFEAQGVDSVETTHLMIEATKLALADADRFIADVDAMEFDPAALLEPAYLAARRALIDPHSAGLPGHGAPRPGGTVYLTVADAEGRMVSFIQSNYMGFGSGVVVDGTGISLQNRGAGFNVTAGHPNCVAPGKRPFHTIIPGFATTADGSAPLMSFGVMGGPMQAQGHLQMAVRVLAYGQNPQAAADAPRWRVVEGRQVAVESTFPPELVAGLRALGHDIIIESPDAVFGFGGAQLIVVGEEGYVAGSDPRKDGQAVAF, encoded by the coding sequence ATGCATTATGATCTTCCCTATTCCTCGCGCCGCAGCCCCGTGCTGGGGCGCAATGTGGTTGCGACCTCGCAGCCCTTGGCGGCGCAGGCGGGGTTGCAGATGTTGCAGCAGGGCGGCACGGCGGCGGATGCGGCCATTGCCGCGGCGATGGTGCTGACGGTGGTCGAGCCGACCGGCTGCGGCGTTGGATCGGATGCATTCGCGCTGGTCTGGGACGGGCAGGCGCTGCAGGGGCTGAATGCCTCGGGGCGCGCGCCTGCGGCGTGGACACCGGACTATTTCACCCAAAAGGGCGGCATTGCGCCGCTGGGATGGGATGCGGTGACGGTGCCTGGTGTCGTCTCGGGGTGGATCGCGCTGCATGGCGCGCATGGGCGCTTGCCGCTGGAGGTCATTGCAGCGCCCGCGATCCGCTATGCGCGCGATGGCTTTGCCGTCTCGCCGGTGATCGCGACCCTTTGGGCCAATGGCGCGCGCCGCCTGAAAGACCAGCCGGGCTTTGCTGCCGAATTCATGCCCGGTGGCGCCGCCCCCAAAGCCGGCCAAGTGGTGCGCCGCCCCGCGCTGGCCGCCACGCTGGAAGATATTGTCGCCACGCGCGGTGAAAGTTTCTATCGCGGGGCCTTGGCGCAAAAGATCGTGGATCACGCGCAGGCGCATGGCGGGGCGATGACGCTGGCCGATCTGGATGCGCATCGCGCCGATTGGGTGGAGCCCATGTCGCAGCGCTTTCGCGGCGCCGCCGTGCAGGAAATCCCGCCAAACGGGCAGGGCCTTGCGACGCTGATCGCGCTGGGTCTGCTGGACGGTTTGCCGTTCGAGGCGCAGGGCGTCGACAGTGTCGAGACGACCCATCTGATGATCGAGGCGACAAAGCTGGCGCTGGCCGATGCGGATCGCTTCATCGCCGATGTGGATGCGATGGAATTCGACCCGGCGGCGCTGCTCGAGCCGGCTTATCTTGCCGCGCGCCGCGCGCTGATCGACCCGCACTCTGCGGGCCTGCCCGGTCACGGCGCGCCGCGCCCCGGCGGTACCGTCTATCTGACAGTGGCCGATGCCGAGGGGCGGATGGTCTCGTTCATCCAGTCGAATTATATGGGCTTTGGATCGGGTGTCGTGGTCGATGGCACCGGCATCAGCCTGCAAAACCGCGGCGCGGGGTTCAATGTGACGGCGGGCCATCCGAACTGTGTCGCGCCGGGCAAACGCCCGTTCCATACGATTATTCCGGGCTTTGCCACCACAGCGGACGGCAGCGCACCGCTGATGTCCTTTGGCGTCATGGGCGGGCCGATGCAGGCGCAGGGCCATTTGCAAATGGCGGTGCGCGTATTGGCCTATGGTCAAAACCCGCAAGCCGCCGCCGATGCGCCGCGCTGGCGTGTGGTCGAGGGGCGCCAAGTCGCCGTCGAATCCACATTCCCGCCAGAGCTGGTCGCGGGGCTGCGCGCGCTGGGGCATGACATTATCATTGAAAGCCCCGATGCTGTCTTCGGCTTTGGCGGCGCGCAGCTGATCGTTGTGGGCGAGGAAGGCTATGTCGCAGGCTCGGACCCCCGCAAAGACGGACAAGCCGTGGCGTTTTAA
- a CDS encoding branched-chain amino acid aminotransferase, which yields MDIEQHGAFAITPNPAPLSHDARAAQMENPAWGRVFTDHMATLRYSRDKGWHDAKIEALKPLQLHASAVSLHYGVEIFEGLKAYRLPDGGAQLFRPDANARRFANSAKRLVMPELPVDLFVESVRALSQIDRDWIPTADGASLYLRPFMIGTEETFATNPSGAFLYCVAAAPVGAFFSGGAQAIKLWVCEDYTRAAIGGTGETKCGGNYAAGLPAQAEALRQGCNQVIFLDAIERRWVEELGAMNVFFVFDDGTLQTPPLTGTILPGVTRDSIITLARDMGYQVNEAPYAMDQWMADAKSGRLVEAFSCGTAAVVAPISEIKGNNHNFQIGDGTPGAITTRIKTALTDIQFGRAPDPHGWCQRLF from the coding sequence ATGGATATTGAACAACACGGGGCCTTTGCCATCACGCCAAACCCGGCGCCGCTTTCGCATGATGCGCGCGCCGCCCAGATGGAAAACCCGGCCTGGGGTCGCGTCTTTACCGATCACATGGCAACCCTCCGCTATAGCCGCGACAAGGGCTGGCACGATGCCAAGATCGAGGCGCTCAAGCCCCTGCAACTGCATGCCAGCGCCGTCAGCCTGCATTACGGGGTCGAGATTTTTGAAGGGCTGAAAGCCTATCGCCTGCCTGATGGCGGTGCGCAACTGTTTCGCCCTGACGCGAATGCCCGCCGCTTTGCCAATTCCGCCAAGCGTCTGGTGATGCCCGAACTGCCGGTGGATCTGTTTGTGGAATCCGTGCGCGCGCTCTCGCAGATCGACCGCGATTGGATTCCGACCGCCGATGGCGCGTCACTTTATCTGCGCCCGTTCATGATCGGCACCGAGGAAACCTTTGCGACCAATCCTTCGGGCGCGTTCCTCTATTGCGTCGCCGCCGCGCCGGTTGGCGCGTTCTTTTCGGGCGGCGCACAGGCCATCAAGCTGTGGGTGTGCGAGGATTACACCCGCGCGGCGATTGGCGGCACCGGCGAGACGAAATGCGGCGGCAATTACGCAGCCGGCCTGCCCGCACAGGCCGAGGCTTTGCGCCAAGGCTGCAATCAGGTCATCTTCCTCGACGCGATTGAACGGCGTTGGGTCGAGGAGCTGGGCGCGATGAACGTGTTCTTTGTGTTCGATGACGGCACGCTGCAAACGCCGCCGCTGACCGGCACCATCCTGCCGGGCGTGACCCGCGACAGTATCATCACCCTTGCGCGCGATATGGGGTATCAGGTGAACGAGGCGCCCTATGCGATGGACCAGTGGATGGCGGATGCCAAAAGCGGCCGTCTGGTCGAGGCGTTTTCCTGTGGCACCGCCGCCGTTGTCGCCCCGATCAGCGAGATCAAGGGCAACAATCACAATTTCCAGATCGGCGACGGCACCCCTGGTGCGATTACGACCCGGATCAAAACCGCGCTGACCGATATCCAGTTCGGCCGTGCGCCTGATCCGCATGGCTGGTGTCAGCGGTTGTTCTGA
- the yghU gene encoding glutathione-dependent disulfide-bond oxidoreductase, producing MTGYTPPKVWTWQAGNGGAFASINRPIAGATHDKELPIGAHPFQLYSLGTPNGQKVTILFEELLAAGHTGAEYDAWLIEIGKGEQFGSDFVAINPNSKIPALMDRSGDQPIRIFESGAILMHLAEKFAAFLPTDPAARAETLSWLFWQMGSAPFVGGGFGHFYAYAPEKIEYAINRYAMETKRQLDVLDRQLADRPFIAGDSYTIADMAILPWYGGLVRGLAYDAAAFLSVQDYTHVQRWAADLYARPAVKRGVMVNRAPGDPSTTLRERHAASDFDGKAL from the coding sequence ATGACCGGCTATACCCCCCCGAAAGTCTGGACATGGCAGGCAGGCAATGGCGGCGCTTTCGCGTCGATCAACCGCCCCATCGCTGGCGCGACGCATGACAAAGAACTGCCCATCGGCGCGCATCCGTTTCAACTGTATTCGCTGGGCACGCCGAACGGTCAAAAAGTCACGATCCTGTTCGAGGAGCTGCTGGCCGCAGGCCATACCGGCGCCGAATATGACGCCTGGCTGATCGAGATCGGCAAGGGCGAGCAGTTCGGTTCTGATTTCGTCGCGATCAACCCCAATTCCAAGATCCCCGCGCTGATGGACCGCAGTGGCGATCAGCCGATCCGCATTTTCGAATCCGGCGCGATCTTGATGCATCTGGCCGAGAAGTTCGCAGCCTTCCTGCCCACCGATCCCGCCGCGCGGGCCGAGACCTTGTCCTGGCTGTTCTGGCAGATGGGCTCGGCCCCTTTTGTCGGCGGCGGTTTTGGCCATTTCTATGCCTATGCGCCGGAAAAGATCGAATATGCGATCAACCGCTATGCGATGGAGACCAAGCGTCAGTTGGACGTGCTTGACCGTCAACTGGCGGATCGCCCCTTTATTGCCGGTGACAGCTATACGATTGCCGATATGGCGATCCTGCCATGGTATGGCGGCCTTGTGCGCGGGCTGGCCTATGACGCCGCCGCATTCTTGTCGGTGCAGGATTACACCCATGTCCAACGCTGGGCCGCCGATCTATATGCCCGCCCTGCGGTTAAACGCGGCGTGATGGTCAATCGCGCGCCGGGCGATCCGTCCACCACCCTGCGCGAGCGTCACGCCGCCAGTGATTTTGACGGCAAAGCCCTGTGA